Proteins from one Palaemon carinicauda isolate YSFRI2023 chromosome 26, ASM3689809v2, whole genome shotgun sequence genomic window:
- the LOC137619979 gene encoding uncharacterized protein → MEGETKLNGMLNGELLEEVDKFKYLGSVVAANGGVDVDVCQRVNERCKVLWVVRRVIKNRGLEMNVKTILYEKLIVPTVVYRLELCGMKVMDRQKLNVFEMKCHRSMAEVSRLEWIRNEEVRVRTGVSNELAARVDMIVSRWFGHVKRIEYGRVQKVINAQVDGRSTRERQGLSGWMK, encoded by the coding sequence atggaaGGGGAGACTAAgttgaatggcatgttgaatggagagttacttgaggaagtagataagttcaagtacttggggtctgttgttgctgcaaatggtggagtggatgtagatgtatgtcagagagtgaatgaacgaTGTAAAGTGTTATGGGTAGTTAGGAGggtgataaagaatagagggttagaaatgaatgtaaagacaattctgtatgagaaactgattgtaccaactgtggtgtataGATTGGAATTGtgcggaatgaaagtgatggacagacagaaattgaatgtgttcgagatgaagtgtcatAGGAGTATGGCTGAAGTATCTCGATTAGAATGGATTAGAAACGaagaagtgagggtgagaacgggtgtaagcaatgaattagcagctagagtggatatgattgtgtcaaggtggtttggccatgtaaaaAGAATCGAATATGGCCGTGTGCAGAAAGTGATCAATGCacaagttgatgggagaagtacaagagaaaggcaaggtttgagtggatggatgaagtga